From a region of the Candidatus Eisenbacteria bacterium genome:
- a CDS encoding sigma-70 family RNA polymerase sigma factor, which yields MNTESDVPPELLRLKKLDLAELSDEDVMERCAMGSEAAFRALVQRYRTRIMNLVCRFINDRDRAEEISQEVFLRVFRNRERYRKSGKFSTWIFTIAVNLTKNEIRSRVRHRGTFSLDAMEEESGGQGVSFPDSKPLPDEDLNANEIGRKVAEALHKIPARYREAVVLRDVEGLSYEEVGQILRIPGGTVRSRINRARLMLKERLKPYLSLEDV from the coding sequence ATGAACACGGAGAGCGATGTGCCACCCGAACTACTTCGCCTGAAAAAGCTCGATCTTGCCGAGCTGAGCGACGAAGACGTCATGGAGCGTTGCGCGATGGGCTCCGAGGCGGCGTTTCGCGCGCTCGTTCAGCGCTATCGCACACGCATCATGAATCTCGTATGCAGGTTCATCAACGACCGAGACAGGGCGGAGGAGATCAGCCAGGAAGTCTTCCTGCGCGTCTTCCGGAATCGCGAGCGGTATCGGAAGAGCGGGAAGTTCTCCACGTGGATCTTCACGATCGCGGTGAACTTGACCAAGAACGAGATTCGAAGCCGCGTCCGTCACCGCGGCACGTTCAGCCTGGACGCGATGGAAGAGGAGTCCGGCGGACAGGGTGTGAGCTTTCCGGATTCGAAGCCTCTTCCCGATGAAGATCTCAATGCCAACGAAATTGGACGCAAGGTCGCAGAAGCGCTTCACAAGATCCCCGCGCGCTACCGGGAAGCTGTGGTGCTGCGCGACGTCGAGGGGCTCAGCTACGAGGAGGTCGGCCAGATCCTTCGCATCCCCGGCGGTACGGTGCGCTCACGCATCAACCGCGCGCGGCTGATGCTGAAGGAACGGCTCAAACCCTACCTCAGCCTGGAGGATGTATGA
- a CDS encoding PDZ domain-containing protein, with amino-acid sequence MTCTSPSRGVPPAVRAGAERRLRMTAFLAGAFALLFAATLFAPGVRAAPRPLRSDDGSLLGVVDSVHTSILTVVGYPPSEASPRPGAKRRRLIGTAIALSDRSILTSASIAIPGGSVRVLLKGGIERPAVLLGIDRASNIALFQVEGATLRPLAPAPPQSLAIGAWVAVISNVAVTRPQAALGQIVGRGERMDYARSGEILEIDAPSYPGSTGGAVLNEEGDWVAVVVGRAVPSPSDEASRVGLNRGDDPVPDPSSVLIALPVDQVAWMTKELETYGSVRRGYLGVQLRRATGAASDSLGVLIAGVVPGSPADSAGIRAGDRVLAIEGEEAHTADALTTKVRAIRPGDQIELTVLRGTEIFPLHVIVGAAFVQPPVGPRPTVSPDVGRMKQEIQRLEQEKQRLEEQIRGLEGAPQR; translated from the coding sequence ATGACGTGTACATCACCTTCTAGGGGCGTCCCCCCCGCCGTTCGCGCCGGCGCGGAGCGCCGTCTACGCATGACGGCCTTCCTCGCGGGCGCGTTCGCGCTCCTGTTCGCGGCCACCCTCTTCGCACCCGGAGTCCGCGCCGCGCCCAGGCCGCTCCGCTCCGATGACGGCTCGCTCCTGGGCGTCGTCGACTCGGTTCACACGAGCATCCTCACGGTCGTCGGCTACCCGCCCTCGGAGGCGTCGCCGCGTCCTGGGGCGAAGCGTCGGCGGCTCATCGGGACCGCCATTGCGCTCTCGGACCGGAGCATTCTCACGTCCGCGAGCATCGCGATCCCCGGCGGCAGCGTTCGCGTGCTGCTGAAAGGGGGCATCGAGCGGCCGGCGGTGCTCTTGGGCATCGACCGCGCCTCGAACATCGCGCTCTTCCAGGTCGAAGGCGCCACCCTCCGCCCCCTCGCGCCCGCGCCGCCCCAGTCGCTCGCCATCGGGGCATGGGTCGCGGTGATCTCGAACGTCGCGGTCACGCGCCCACAGGCGGCCCTGGGCCAGATCGTCGGGCGCGGCGAGCGCATGGATTACGCGCGCTCGGGAGAGATTCTCGAGATCGACGCGCCCAGTTACCCGGGCTCGACCGGCGGCGCCGTGCTCAACGAGGAGGGCGACTGGGTCGCCGTCGTCGTCGGGCGCGCGGTGCCGAGCCCCTCGGACGAGGCCTCGCGCGTCGGGCTGAATCGCGGGGACGATCCGGTCCCCGATCCGAGCAGCGTGCTGATCGCGCTGCCCGTGGATCAGGTCGCTTGGATGACGAAGGAGCTCGAGACCTACGGCAGCGTGCGACGCGGCTACCTCGGGGTGCAGCTCCGGCGCGCGACCGGTGCGGCGTCCGACTCGCTCGGCGTGCTGATCGCGGGCGTGGTTCCGGGCAGCCCCGCCGACTCGGCCGGAATCCGGGCGGGGGACCGCGTTCTGGCCATCGAGGGCGAAGAGGCCCACACGGCCGACGCGCTCACGACGAAGGTTCGCGCGATTCGCCCCGGAGACCAGATCGAGCTGACCGTGCTCCGAGGGACCGAGATATTTCCGCTCCACGTCATCGTGGGAGCGGCATTCGTCCAACCCCCCGTCGGCCCCCGTCCCACCGTCTCGCCGGACGTCGGCCGGATGAAGCAGGAGATTCAACGCCTCGAGCAGGAGAAGCAGCGGCTCGAGGAGCAGATCCGCGGGCTCGAGGGCGCTCCCCAGCGCTAG
- the aroB gene encoding 3-dehydroquinate synthase, with protein sequence MIRVRVQGVPHVTQIRVRRGLLRRAGALLRELHAGGTAALVTDRTVGRLYAARVAASLERAGFRVVRTVLPDGERSKSIDSFRALCGRWSEDGVGRDAIVVALGGGVVSDVAGFAASTFARGLAWAALPTTILAQADASIGGKVGVNLPRGKNLVGAFHHPTVVLADTETLRTLTPRAYRAGLAEVLKIGVIRRPEIVSRLYRLTARGGWGEPRVLEPLIRMAAAEKARLVSKDERDRGVRLALNFGHTVGHALEAAYGYRRYFHGEAVALGIVAALRLSVLEVGLDPIVAIEIESILRQLGLPTRLDRRPGIRFWNALDRDKKRGRAGVRMILCPAIGKSKVFELSSLTALRRVVLGLVRPA encoded by the coding sequence ATGATCCGCGTGCGCGTGCAGGGCGTTCCCCACGTCACCCAGATCCGCGTCCGTCGCGGCCTCCTGCGGCGAGCCGGCGCCCTTCTACGCGAGCTCCATGCCGGCGGAACCGCCGCGCTCGTCACCGACCGCACGGTCGGCCGGCTCTATGCCGCGCGCGTCGCGGCGAGCTTGGAGCGGGCCGGCTTTCGCGTCGTTCGCACGGTCCTTCCCGACGGGGAGCGCTCCAAGTCGATCGACTCGTTCCGCGCGCTCTGCGGGCGGTGGTCCGAGGATGGCGTCGGCCGCGACGCGATCGTCGTCGCGCTCGGCGGGGGCGTCGTCTCGGACGTGGCGGGCTTCGCCGCGTCGACATTCGCGCGCGGGCTCGCGTGGGCGGCCCTGCCGACCACGATCCTCGCCCAGGCGGACGCGTCGATCGGCGGAAAGGTCGGGGTCAACCTCCCCCGGGGGAAGAATCTGGTGGGCGCGTTCCACCATCCCACGGTCGTCTTGGCCGACACGGAGACGCTCCGGACGCTCACCCCGCGGGCCTATCGCGCCGGGCTCGCCGAGGTGTTGAAGATCGGCGTGATCCGCCGGCCCGAGATCGTGTCGCGCCTCTACCGCCTCACGGCGCGCGGAGGGTGGGGCGAACCCCGCGTGCTCGAGCCGCTGATCCGGATGGCTGCCGCCGAGAAGGCCCGATTGGTCTCGAAGGACGAGCGAGACCGCGGCGTCCGGCTAGCGCTCAACTTCGGCCACACGGTGGGGCACGCTCTCGAAGCGGCCTACGGATACCGACGCTATTTCCATGGAGAGGCCGTCGCCCTGGGAATCGTCGCCGCGCTCCGTCTGAGCGTGCTCGAGGTCGGGCTGGACCCCATCGTAGCGATCGAGATCGAATCGATCTTGCGGCAGCTGGGGCTGCCGACCCGGCTCGACCGGCGCCCCGGAATCCGCTTCTGGAATGCGCTCGATCGGGACAAGAAGCGTGGACGGGCGGGCGTTCGGATGATATTGTGCCCGGCGATCGGCAAATCTAAAGTCTTTGAACTGTCGTCGCTTACCGCCCTTCGGCGCGTCGTTCTGGGTCTGGTCCGTCCCGCCTAG